One genomic segment of Helianthus annuus cultivar XRQ/B chromosome 14, HanXRQr2.0-SUNRISE, whole genome shotgun sequence includes these proteins:
- the LOC118479265 gene encoding cinnamoyl-CoA reductase 1-like produces the protein MGRVCVTGAGGYIGSWVVKLLLSKGYVVHGTVRDPCDETKNGHLKKLDNAEERLHLFKADLLDFESLCAAFAGCSGVLHVASPVPSGHVTNPQVELLDPAIIGTQNVLNASLKAKVEKIVVVSSASAVMASPEWPSDMELDESCWTDIEYAKSIQHWYGVSKTTAEMEALNFAKRHDVKVVTICPSIVIGPMLQSTINVTSLLLLSYMKEEGRTREDTLDNLRRPYADVRDLSEAILLLYENPESDGRYICSAYSIRTEEFVAKMENLFPGYNYPKIFKENSGFNPLNSKKLLKLGWNYRPLEETIVDTVKNYEETGLLGKGKPFPSTIRL, from the exons ATGGGGAGGGTGTGTGTAACAGGAGCAGGAGGATATATTGGCTCATGGGTTGTGAAGCTTTTGCTTTCCAAAGGATATGTGGTTCATGGAACTGTTAGAGACCCAT GTGATGAGACAAAAAATGGTCATTTGAAGAAATTGGATAACGCTGAAGAAAGGCTGCATCTTTTCAAGGCAGATTTGTTAGATTTCGAAAGCCTTTGTGCCGCCTTTGCTGGCTGCTCTGGAGTTCTTCATGTTGCCTCTCCTGTTCCTAGTGGACATGTGACAAATCCCCAG GTGGAACTGCTGGATCCTGCTATAATAGGAACACAAAATGTATTAAACGCAAGTTTGAAGGCTAAAGTCGAAAAGATTGTAGTTGTCTCTTCTGCATCTGCTGTTATGGCGAGTCCAGAGTGGCCGTCAGACATGGAACTGGATGAAAGCTGTTGGACGGATATAGAATACGCCAAATCAATCCAA CACTGGTATGGTGTATCCAAGACGACAGCAGAGATGGAAGCTTTGAATTTTGCAAAACGACATGATGTGAAAGTGGTAACGATTTGTCCATCCATAGTCATCGGGCCAATGCTCCAGTCCACCATTAATGTTACCAGCTTACTACTTTTGAGCTACATGAAAG AGGAAGGCAGAACTCGAGAAGACACGTTGGACAACCTTAGACGTCCATACGCAGACGTTCGTGACTTATCAGAGGCGATTTTGCTGTTATATGAAAATCCCGAATCTGACGGGAGATACATATGTTCAGCCTACTCAATTAGGACAGAGGAATTTGTTGCAAAAATGGAGAACTTGTTTCCTGGCTACAATTATCCCAAAAT CTTTAAAGAGAATAGTGGTTTTAATCCACTCAACTCAAAGAAGCTGTTGAAATTGGGATGGAACTATAGGCCATTGGAAGAGACCATAGTTGACACCGTCAAGAATTATGAAGAAACTGGTTTATTGGGGAAAGGGAAGCCATTTCCATCTACTATAAGGTTATAG